CCTATTTAGGGACTACTCCCGAAACCATTAGTAGAAAGTTAACAGATTTTAAAAATCATGGATATATCAAGCAAATTTCACATAGAAAAATTAGAATTTTAGATTTGGATGGGCTACTCCTTATTTAAATCTTTTCTAATCTCTTGAGTCTATAAATCGCAATAAACAAAAGAGCTATGTACCCTTTACAAGGCAAAGCTCATTTTGCATATAGTGCAAACTGTCTAAATATTGCCAGATAGTAAAAAATTGTACACCCTTTTATTTTTAGGGGTTACTTTCCTCTATATTATATGTTATAAACATTTAGCTATAGATTTTGGTGTGACCCGTCACAATATGGAGGGTTTTTAGTTTGCTTGCAAGTACATAAATAAGCAGTTTCATCTTTATCAGCAGTAAATGCCATAGGTTTAAATGAAGTACCTTCATGTGCTCCATTACAAAATGGTTGATTTGAACTTTTTCCACATGTACAGTAATAATAAGTTTCACCCTTTTTAAGTTCAACCGGAATAGGTGATTTTCCCGCAACTACTGGTTTGTCCATATTTATCTCTCCTTGTTAGTTGTAGTTATTATTTCATTTTATAATATGTACTAAAGTCCATATTTTATTCAATTTAAAAGTGTCAATAATTTAACTAAACACTATATCAACTTTCAGACTAATAATCCAGTAGCTTCCCAACCAATGGATTACACAAAAAAATCCTGTCCCGGGTTAGACCGATACAGGATTAATTGATATCTACTATTATTCATATAAAGGATATTTATTACAAAGAGCCTCAACTCTTCTTATTATATTCGTCCTTGAATTTTCAAAATCTGAAATTGTGAGATGAATTAAGTCTGCAATCTCTTTCATATCTTCCTCATTCATTCCTCTGCTTGTTACAGCCGGAGTACCAAGTCTTATACCGCTTGTAATAAATGGACTCTGAGTATCAAAAGGAATACCGTTTTTGTTACATGTGATGCAGACCTCATCTAACTTATGCTGTGCTTCCTTACCCGTAATATTCATATTTGTCAGGTTAATAAGCATAAGGTGGTTGTCGGTGCCATCTGAAACTAGCTTAAAGCCCTTTTCCATAAGAGCAGAAGCCAAAGCTTTTGCATTTTTTACAATGTTTTGCTGATATATTTTGAAATCATCAGTAAGAGCTTCCTTAAAGCTTACTGCTTTAGCGGCAATAACGTGCATCAATGGACCACCCTGATTCCCAGGGAACACAGCACTGTCGATTTTCTTGGCATATTCCTGCTTGCAGAGAATCATACCGCCTCTTGGGCCTCTTAATGTCTTGTGAGTTGTAGTTGTTACAACGTCAGCATATGGAACAGGACTTGGGTGCACTCCGGCAGCAACAAGACCTGCTATGTGAGCCATATCAACCATTAGAATTGCTCCAACTTCATCAGCAATCTCCCTGAATGCCTTAAAATCTAGTATTCTTGGATATGCACTTGCTCCTGCTACAATTATTTTGGGTGAGTTTTCCTTAGCGGTTTTTCTCAACTCATCATAATCAATGTAGCAGTTGTCCTCTCTTACACCGTATGGTACTACCTTATAGTACTTACCGGATATGTTAACGGGACTGCCATGGCTTAAATGTCCCCCGTGTGCAAGGTTCATTCCCAGAATTGTATCTCCGGGATTTAGAAAAGCAAAGTAAACAGCTGTATTTGCCTGTGCTCCAGAATGAGGCTGAACATTTGCATGTTCTGCACCAAAAATCTGCTTTGCTCTGTCAATAGCAAGTTGTTCAACTATATCTACATATTCGCATCCGCCATAATATCTTTTTCCAGGATAACCTTCCGCGTATTTATTTGTTAAGGGTGTTCCAAGTGCCTCTATAACAGCATCACTTACAAAATTCTCTGAAGCAATTAATTCTATTTTATTTCTCTGTCTGTTGACTTCTAACTCAATAGCTTCTGCTAATTGAGAATCAATCTTCTTTATCGTATCAATATTGTACATAAAATGCCTCCACTCCAATGTCACTATAATATGACATTTGTTCGTTATTTTATCCACGCAAGTAAAATTATAATAAAATAACCATATATATGTCAATTAAATATGCAAATAATCGCACTTTTACTACATATTTATGCATTATTTAATTATTTTGTATAGTTCATCAGCTCCGGGGGCTTCAATATTCTCCGAAGTCCCTTCTTTCTCACTTATCAGCAGTCTCCCAGTTTTGTTTTGGGTAATAGTTCCAATAATTGATGCCTTAATATTGTTTTCCCCAAGAAGCCTTACCAGACCTTCGCCATCCTTACAGGTTATAATCATACATCCGCTGGAAATGAGTCTTAAAGGGTTTATTCCAAAGTGATCACAAATGTGCCGGGTAACAGGCTCTACAGGAATAGAGTCCTTTTTTATAGTTACGCCCGTACTAGATGCTTCTGCAATTTCCCAGGCAGCTCCTAGTACCCCTCCTTCGGTAATGTCATGCATTGAAGTAACCCCAAACCTGCCTGCAAGAACACCTTCCGGCACCACACTTATAGCATTTATTAGACTTTTTGCGTATTGAAGCTCATTTTTGTTCATAACCTCCGCGAGTTCTTCCTCAAAATCACCTGCAATAATTGCAGTACCCTCCAGCCCAGCACTTTTGGTTAAAATAACACTGTCTCCCGGTTTTGCTCCAGAAGATGATATAATTTTATCTTTAAGAGATTTGCCTACACAGGTTGTAGATAAAATAATTTTATTAACCGCAGGAGTAACCTCTGTATGACCCCCGATAATTTCTACGTTCAGTTGTCCAGCAGTCTCACAAACCTGATCCATAAGGTGCTCCAGCTCGGTTTCGGTTGTTCCCACAGGACATAATATGGTTACCATCAGTCCCAACGGCTCAACACCAGAGGAGGCTATATCGTTGCAGGATATATGAACAGCAAGCCGTCCTGCATTTTTGCCCGCAGCTGTTATCGGATCAGTAGACATGACACATGCATATTTGTCAAATTCTATTGCGGCACAGTCCTCACCGATGCCGGGACGCATTATAACCTCTTTTCTGAACGTATTAATTTTTCCAAAAACTATTTTATTTAATATATCGTTTGGTAGTTTACCAGGTTCCATCTATAGTCTCTTAGCCTCCTGAGCCGATTTACGGCTTTAAAAGTTGCAGTTATTAAATAGCATATAGTATAAGAAAAGGATTAAAAAAGGATATCACCTGATTTAACCCACAAAGATTAAGTTTTACCAGTTATTTGATGATTAAGCTTCAACAGTGCCATCATTGGCTGCCAACTGGTCTTTTGCCAACTGATACTGATCCCTGGCCATATCAATTAACTTTGGATTACTTCTTGCCCCGCTTGAGGATACTATGCGGCTGAACCAAAGAACTGATTCATTTAATTTTCCGATTCTTCTATATAGTTCTGCTATTATGTACATACAAGTGTACTCATCAAGTTTGTCTAAAGGGAACCTCTCTTTTTGGTAAGCATCGTTGTACGATTCTGCAGCAAAGGTAAGAAAATCGATTTCCTTTTTATCCTCTTTTGCTCTATAAAGCCATGCAATTCTAAGACAAACTTTAGCCATTTCACTACTTTTGGCTTTTCTTACCTGAAGATTCAGTAGAGCAAGTTTAAATGCTTCAAGAGCTCGTTCAACGTCTCTTTCCCCTGAAAAACTTCTTCTGGTCCAATGACTGGAAATTTTTTCTCGTATTACAGGGATGTCTCTTGTAAATATACTCTCAAACTTATCCTGCAACGCTGCATAACCACAATGTTCACAGACCCAAACGTCATAAAAAAGTACATTAATACCTTCATAGTATACACATAAATCCGTATCCCTTGATTTTACTCTGCACCCTTTTGTCTTGACTTTAGTGACCTCAATCTCCCTGTTGCAAACAGGACATATAACTTTTTTGTTGTAAAGTAAATCATTCATGGCAATACCCCTAGTCTTTTTAATCAGTCAATTTCCATAATTCGTAAGTTTTTTGTCCATAGCATTTTCTCCTATGACAGGCCACTATTTATTCTGTTGCTCTATCATTTTTGATTCTCTATATAATTGCTTTTAAGGCTCTTCGCCAATTTTAAAATATGTTTGTTACAATATCCTAAATTATTTTACCATAATTATAAAAGTAAGTGGAGCTTTTACAATAAAAAACACGCACGCTTTATATATATTTACAGCAGTGCAATACATTTTTAACCTTAAATACAAAGTCTATTCAGCTAAACTATGGCTTTATAACAATTACTTCGGTATTTTCGATTGCGGTATTTATAAGTGGTTCAAAGTCAACAACTGACTCTGACTCTATTATTCTATCAAGCTTAGGCTTGGTTTGAGGGTGCTTTGCAACAAATACAGTACAGCAATCTTCGTATGGAAGAACAGAAGTATCAAAAGTATCAATTCTCCTAGCTATATCCACCACTTCAACCTTGTCCATACCGATCAATGGCCTGAATACCGGCATATTTACTGCTGCATCCGTACAGTAAAGGCTCTGCATGGTCTGGCTGGCAACTTGCCCCATACTTTCCCCGGTAATAAGTGCCATGGCATTTACTTTTACAGCTATTTGTTCCGCTATTTTCATCATAATCCTTCGCATAATGATAGTAAGCTGTTCCTCAGGGCAATTATCGTTGATTTTTAGTTGAATCTCGGTAAACGGAACAACGTGCAGACGAATTTTTCCGCAGTACTGTGCCATTATTTGTGCCAGATCAATTACCTTTTGTTTTGCTCTTTCACTTGTATAAGGGTAGCTAAAGAAATGAACGGCTTCAATCTCCACACCTCTTTTACCCATCATCCAACCTGCAACCGGACTGTCAATTCCTCCCGACAAAAGCAGCATCGCTTTGCCGTTAGACCCAAGAGGCATACCTCCCTGTGCCTTCATCATTTCTGAATAGATATAAGTACTTTCTCTTACTTCAAGAAATATGATAAAATCAGGATTTTTGACATCAACTGATAGCTGCGGAATATTTTCTAAAATAAAGCCTCCTACATCAGCACTGATTTCAGGTGACTGCATTGGAAATCTCTTGTTCCCTCTTTTTGTTTCTACCTTGAATGTCTTGTAGCTCTTTTCTTCTACCAGTTTAGAAGCCAGTTTTAGGGAAGTATCCTTGATTATTTCATAGTCTGTTTCAACTTTCCACACAGGACTTACAGAAACAACACCAAATACTTTCGTTACTTTTACAAGAACTGAATCAAAGTCATAGTTCTCTTCTTGAGGTTCAATATAAATTCTGCCTTGTGATTTGATTACCCTAGCTTTTCCAAATTTGAAAATAGCACTCTTTATATTTCCAATAAGCTTATCTTCAAAAACGGGCCTGTTTAAACCTTTTAATATTATCTCTCCATAACGTACCAGTATTATTTTTTTGTTCATCTCTTCCCTCCACGTTTTATACTGATTATCGGAATAATTTCTTTGAGTGCCTCAATTGTTTCATCCATTTCAGATACATTGTTAGTATGTGACAAACTGAAACGTATTGCACCGTCTATATACTTGGAACTTACACCCATGGCTTTTAATACATGGCTGTGATGTGTCTTACGTGAAGAACAAGCTGAGCCGGTGGAAACAAATATATTTCTTTGTTCAAGGTGGTGCAGCAGAACTTCTGATTTCAAATTTGGGAATGAAACATTTATAATATACGGTGACGCACTATCAGGTGAGTTCACAACCGATTCCGCAAATGTTTCATTTATCCTTTTTACGAAATGATTCCTAAGTTCGTTTGTTCTTTTATAATTATCATCAAGCTTTGAAAATATAATTTCTGTTGCCAATCCAAAGCCGCAAATACCCGGTACATTTTCAGTACCCGACCTCAATGTAGATTCCTGACCTCCGCCTATTAAAACAGGTTTCAATCTTAGTCCTTTACGGATATACAACCCTCCAACACCTTTGGGACCGTGTATTTTATGAGAACTAATAGACATTAAGTCGATATTACAGGTTGACGGGTTAATTAGTGTTTTGCCAAAAGCTTGAACCGCATCAATGTGGATTACAGCCTTGGGACACAGTTTGTTCCTTAGATTACAAATTTCTTCTATTGGCTGAACAGAGCCCGTTTCATTGTTTGTATGAATAATACTTATAATAGATGTATCATCTGAAACAGTATCCTTTAAAACATCCAATCTGATTACTCCCTTATTATCAACAGGAATAAAATCTACTATATATCCTTCCAGAGCTAATTGCTTGTATACTTCTAAAACAGAGGGATGCTCAATTTCACTTGTTATGACATGCTTACCGGCTCTTGGGTTTGCCTTCAGATAACCCAATATTGCCAGATTATTTGATTCAGTTCCTCCTGACGTAAAACAAATATCTTTTGAATCCACTTTTAAAGATTCAGCGATCTGTGTTCTTGCTTTTTTTACAAGATTCTCTGATTTGATACCTTTTGTATGTAAAGAAGAAGGGTTTCCATAAAAATCCCTACTTACTTTTGCAACATATTCTACAACGTCATCATATGGCTTCGTGGTAGCACTGTTATCAAGATAAATCTCATTAATCATATATAACCTCTCATAATTATAACTCGAGCAGCTTATCCCGAGTTATATACTGATTTGAATATATTATTAGTATATTTGAATTTTTTATTTCTTTTGGTTATTTTCTTTTTCTGCTAGTTTTTTACTCAGGTTCTTCAACTGATCCTTTGTTATGTTTTCTTTCATAAAGTCCTGGATAGTAATACTACGATATTCATCTATTTCATCAATACACCTTCCGCAATCATCACAGTGTTTTGTAGGGTCAATATCACATATATCACATTCTCCGCAGTCGATACATTCTCTATCGTATAGCTCGCATTGGTCTTTCATTTTACTTACACGACTCTTATAATCGTGCATACCTCCTTTTGGCATAAATCCTATAAGCGTCCAATTGCTTTTAGTATACCATAAATTAATGCCTGCGGCCTAGGGGGGCAGCCAGGAATATATACATCTACAGGTAAAATTGTGTCAATCCCGTTTCTTCCTGCATAACTGTCTTTGAAAAGTCCCCCGCTGCAAGCACAGGCTCCGGCAGCTACTACCAGTTTTGGGGATGGTGTCGCATTATAGGTTTTGACTAATGCTTCCTCCATGTTTCTTGAAACGCAGCCCGTCACCAGAAGCATATCTGCATGTCTGGGAGATGCAACGAAGTGTATTCCAAACCTTTCAATATCATTATACGGCCCGTTAAGTGCCTGAACTTCATAATCACAGCCGTTGCAGGAGCCGGCATCAACTTCCCTGATATGCAAGCTTCTTCCAAATTTTTTGCCGATTTTTTGGTTTAACTTTTTGCCGATAAGTTCGTAATCAATACCGTTTACGTCTTTATCTCCAACATATAACGGAGCAGCTCTAAGCAACTCTCTGCTTTTCTGAGCAAGCTCAAATTTATTGGATAAGCTTACAGCCTGATTTGAACAGGCTTCTTCACAAAACCTGCAAAAAATACACTCATCAGCATTTACATCAGGAAATTTTCCCCTTTGCCCGTCTTTATCAGTCATAACCACTGCCCCTGTGGGGCAGACAGAAATACATTTTTTGCACCGTGTGCATTTTGAATAATCAAACTCAGGAATACCTGTAATATACGTACTTTTTGTATTCTTCTTGGGATATTCTACAGTAACAGTACCATGCTGTACCAGTTTTTTTACTATGTTATACATTATTCCTCCTAATACGTACAGTTTTATAAATCGTTACCCGCATATGAGAGATTAAAGCTTTTGTTTATCAACGGGAAGTCCGTCAAAGTATTAGTATTTACTGCATGGCAAAGAGCGGGCCAATTACAGAAGGACGGTGTTCTTACTTTATAGCGGAAAATAGTGTTATTTTCACCTGTCATTACAAAATGTAAATTTTCACCTCTCGGAGACTCTGTCATTCCGAACGCATAGGAGTATGGCTTTAGTTCTCCTATATCAACAGATACAGGTCCCTCCTCAGGCATTTTTTCCAATACCTGCTTTATAATATTTATAGACTCGATTACTTCTTCTATTTTTACATTCATTCTACAGTTAACGTCACAATTACTATGCTCTGGAACATTAAATTTTAGTTTGGAATATGCAGCGTATGGAAATTCCTTTCTCACATCGGTTTTTACACCGCTGGCTCTTCCTCCTGGTCCAACAACATTCAAATCGACTGCAATGGAATTCTCAAGTATTCCGGTGTGCTCTACCCTATCTATAAACATTCCGTTATTTTTTATAATAGCTACTGTTTCCTTAAATTCCTTATCCAGCTTGTTAATGCATTCTAGAATAATCTTCTCATTGCTACGTACAAAGTCACGTCTTAAACCACCGGGCTTATTGGTGTTTCTGAGAAATCTGCTGCCTGTAAGTTGTTCATTCAGAAGTTGTATCCATCTCCTCATCATTGCAAACTGGCCTGATGGAAATATATAAGCCGTATCTACACACAGTCCTTGTATATCCCCAAGATGTCCGCATATACGTTCAAGTTCAGCAAATAGTACTCTCGAATATACTGCACGTTCCGGAATATATGTGATACCATTGAGCTTTTCAATTGCCTGACAGAAAGCCAGCGAATTTGTAAATGTCTCATCCCCTGAAATTCTTTCCGAAAACAAAAGAACCTTCATATAATGCTGGTTTTCACAAAGTTTCTCAAGACCACGATGTACATAATAGAGCTTTGCTTCAAGATTTATTATTGGTTCACCTGCCACGCTGAATCGGAAATGGCCCGGTTCGATAATACCCGCATGAACAGGCCCTACAGGCACTTCAAAAACACCCTCGCCAGTAATAGTTGAGAATTCTAACTCACGCTGCTGAAACGGAAGATGGGTATTGGATTTGAAGTTCCTCCTCAAAGGGTGAACGTCTAGCGGAAAATTACCGTGATGAACCAGCTCCCTACTGTCAGGTAATTCTTCAAATACTATTCCGTACATATCATGAATCTCACGCTCATACAAGCTTGCAGCCGGAACTTCCAAAGCTATGGAATCAACCTTAGCTGAGCCGTCATTCTCAAGCTTTGAATACAATGTAATTAACGTGTTTGATGATCTTACTGCAAATGTGTAATATACTGTAAGCTTATTGTCAATCGGTGTAGTATCATTAGCAAATAAGCCAACAAGCACACATTCAATATTTTTATATACATTAATGCAGTCCTCCTTCACAGTGGAGGGAGAAATGCAAAAGTAAATTTCATTTTCATTAATAAGTCTGCTTTCAAGTATATGAGAGGATAACAATCTTTTTATAGTATCCAATATAGCTGCCGAAACCATTAATTAACCCCCAATTCCTAGTATAATATCGGTTGTATTTTCCATTAACTCCTTGAAAGGTACCGGAATATATATGCCGGCCAAAACCGTAATACATAAAAGAATAATAAGAACTGCCGGTCCGATAATATCTATTTCACCCTTTTTTATTTGAGGGTTGCTATTATTACCATAGAACATTTTTCCTAACTGCTTTGTAAAACCAGCAAAAACCATTGAAAGAAATATTAACAACAAGGCTGTTACAATATATCTTTTTGAAAATATAGTTCCCACAACAGTATTAAATTCGCTCATAAACACACCAAAAGGAGGCATACCGGTTATCGCAAATGTACCAAGGACAAAAACAATTCCCGTGACAGGCATTGTTTTTATAAGACCACGAATACTGGAAATCTTTTTGGTATGATGTTTTAAATAAACATTCCCTGTTGCCAGGAATAGCATCAGTTTTGTCATTGCGTGATTAAAGGTATGGTAAAGTGCCGCAAAAATACTTATCGGCGTACAAACTCCAAGGCCTAAAGCAATTATTCCCATATGTTCAATACTGGAATACGCCAATATACGTTTATAATCCTGCTGAACCAGTATGAATACAGCCGCAGTACCAATGGAGAGTACACTAAGTACTATCAGCAGATTTCCGGTGTAATTGCTGCTACCCAGACATTTATTAACTATGGACATAACTCTTATTACTCCATACATTGCTGTATTCAACAATACTCCCGATAAAAGTGCACTTACAGGCGAAGGTGCTTGACTGTGAGCATCAGGAAGCCATGTATGCATAGGCGAAAAACCAACCTTTGTACCGAAACCTATTAAAATAAAAATAAATGCGATTTTTAAAATACTAGGGTCAAGTGCACTTGCATATTTGATAAGATAGCTCCAATCCATTCCCGAAATTCTTGCTCCTCCCAATTTAACAGTTGACGAATAAAACAGGAGGATAATCCCAAGCAAGGCAAATGTAATACCAACTGAACAAATAATAAGGTACTTCCAAGCAGCTTCAATTGCACGTTTGTTGTTGTAAAAACCAACCAAAAACGCAGAAGCCAGGGTAGTGGCTTCAATAGAAATCCACATTACACCCATGTTACGAGTAGTTAAAGCAAGTATCATCGATAAGACAAATGCATTGGATAATGAATAATATAACTTTAACTT
This genomic stretch from Ruminiclostridium cellulolyticum H10 harbors:
- a CDS encoding AIR synthase family protein, whose amino-acid sequence is MEPGKLPNDILNKIVFGKINTFRKEVIMRPGIGEDCAAIEFDKYACVMSTDPITAAGKNAGRLAVHISCNDIASSGVEPLGLMVTILCPVGTTETELEHLMDQVCETAGQLNVEIIGGHTEVTPAVNKIILSTTCVGKSLKDKIISSSGAKPGDSVILTKSAGLEGTAIIAGDFEEELAEVMNKNELQYAKSLINAISVVPEGVLAGRFGVTSMHDITEGGVLGAAWEIAEASSTGVTIKKDSIPVEPVTRHICDHFGINPLRLISSGCMIITCKDGEGLVRLLGENNIKASIIGTITQNKTGRLLISEKEGTSENIEAPGADELYKIIK
- a CDS encoding hydrogenase 4 subunit F, with the protein product MIAAFVVIPVLAGGLVWISKNKFFIHAINLIGASGLLVLSILSLININKYKVISSSGLFKNIFYMDSLSGYILFITTLAFFLVSLYSISYFGQELKNKVITIRKLKLYYSLSNAFVLSMILALTTRNMGVMWISIEATTLASAFLVGFYNNKRAIEAAWKYLIICSVGITFALLGIILLFYSSTVKLGGARISGMDWSYLIKYASALDPSILKIAFIFILIGFGTKVGFSPMHTWLPDAHSQAPSPVSALLSGVLLNTAMYGVIRVMSIVNKCLGSSNYTGNLLIVLSVLSIGTAAVFILVQQDYKRILAYSSIEHMGIIALGLGVCTPISIFAALYHTFNHAMTKLMLFLATGNVYLKHHTKKISSIRGLIKTMPVTGIVFVLGTFAITGMPPFGVFMSEFNTVVGTIFSKRYIVTALLLIFLSMVFAGFTKQLGKMFYGNNSNPQIKKGEIDIIGPAVLIILLCITVLAGIYIPVPFKELMENTTDIILGIGG
- the nuoB gene encoding NADH-quinone oxidoreductase subunit NuoB; protein product: MYNIVKKLVQHGTVTVEYPKKNTKSTYITGIPEFDYSKCTRCKKCISVCPTGAVVMTDKDGQRGKFPDVNADECIFCRFCEEACSNQAVSLSNKFELAQKSRELLRAAPLYVGDKDVNGIDYELIGKKLNQKIGKKFGRSLHIREVDAGSCNGCDYEVQALNGPYNDIERFGIHFVASPRHADMLLVTGCVSRNMEEALVKTYNATPSPKLVVAAGACACSGGLFKDSYAGRNGIDTILPVDVYIPGCPPRPQALIYGILKAIGRL
- the glyA gene encoding serine hydroxymethyltransferase, producing MYNIDTIKKIDSQLAEAIELEVNRQRNKIELIASENFVSDAVIEALGTPLTNKYAEGYPGKRYYGGCEYVDIVEQLAIDRAKQIFGAEHANVQPHSGAQANTAVYFAFLNPGDTILGMNLAHGGHLSHGSPVNISGKYYKVVPYGVREDNCYIDYDELRKTAKENSPKIIVAGASAYPRILDFKAFREIADEVGAILMVDMAHIAGLVAAGVHPSPVPYADVVTTTTHKTLRGPRGGMILCKQEYAKKIDSAVFPGNQGGPLMHVIAAKAVSFKEALTDDFKIYQQNIVKNAKALASALMEKGFKLVSDGTDNHLMLINLTNMNITGKEAQHKLDEVCITCNKNGIPFDTQSPFITSGIRLGTPAVTSRGMNEEDMKEIADLIHLTISDFENSRTNIIRRVEALCNKYPLYE
- a CDS encoding CDGSH iron-sulfur domain-containing protein, producing the protein MDKPVVAGKSPIPVELKKGETYYYCTCGKSSNQPFCNGAHEGTSFKPMAFTADKDETAYLCTCKQTKNPPYCDGSHQNL
- the thiI gene encoding tRNA uracil 4-sulfurtransferase ThiI, which encodes MNKKIILVRYGEIILKGLNRPVFEDKLIGNIKSAIFKFGKARVIKSQGRIYIEPQEENYDFDSVLVKVTKVFGVVSVSPVWKVETDYEIIKDTSLKLASKLVEEKSYKTFKVETKRGNKRFPMQSPEISADVGGFILENIPQLSVDVKNPDFIIFLEVRESTYIYSEMMKAQGGMPLGSNGKAMLLLSGGIDSPVAGWMMGKRGVEIEAVHFFSYPYTSERAKQKVIDLAQIMAQYCGKIRLHVVPFTEIQLKINDNCPEEQLTIIMRRIMMKIAEQIAVKVNAMALITGESMGQVASQTMQSLYCTDAAVNMPVFRPLIGMDKVEVVDIARRIDTFDTSVLPYEDCCTVFVAKHPQTKPKLDRIIESESVVDFEPLINTAIENTEVIVIKP
- a CDS encoding cysteine desulfurase family protein — translated: MINEIYLDNSATTKPYDDVVEYVAKVSRDFYGNPSSLHTKGIKSENLVKKARTQIAESLKVDSKDICFTSGGTESNNLAILGYLKANPRAGKHVITSEIEHPSVLEVYKQLALEGYIVDFIPVDNKGVIRLDVLKDTVSDDTSIISIIHTNNETGSVQPIEEICNLRNKLCPKAVIHIDAVQAFGKTLINPSTCNIDLMSISSHKIHGPKGVGGLYIRKGLRLKPVLIGGGQESTLRSGTENVPGICGFGLATEIIFSKLDDNYKRTNELRNHFVKRINETFAESVVNSPDSASPYIINVSFPNLKSEVLLHHLEQRNIFVSTGSACSSRKTHHSHVLKAMGVSSKYIDGAIRFSLSHTNNVSEMDETIEALKEIIPIISIKRGGKR
- a CDS encoding NADH-quinone oxidoreductase subunit C — protein: MVSAAILDTIKRLLSSHILESRLINENEIYFCISPSTVKEDCINVYKNIECVLVGLFANDTTPIDNKLTVYYTFAVRSSNTLITLYSKLENDGSAKVDSIALEVPAASLYEREIHDMYGIVFEELPDSRELVHHGNFPLDVHPLRRNFKSNTHLPFQQRELEFSTITGEGVFEVPVGPVHAGIIEPGHFRFSVAGEPIINLEAKLYYVHRGLEKLCENQHYMKVLLFSERISGDETFTNSLAFCQAIEKLNGITYIPERAVYSRVLFAELERICGHLGDIQGLCVDTAYIFPSGQFAMMRRWIQLLNEQLTGSRFLRNTNKPGGLRRDFVRSNEKIILECINKLDKEFKETVAIIKNNGMFIDRVEHTGILENSIAVDLNVVGPGGRASGVKTDVRKEFPYAAYSKLKFNVPEHSNCDVNCRMNVKIEEVIESINIIKQVLEKMPEEGPVSVDIGELKPYSYAFGMTESPRGENLHFVMTGENNTIFRYKVRTPSFCNWPALCHAVNTNTLTDFPLINKSFNLSYAGNDL
- a CDS encoding DUF2225 domain-containing protein; translation: MNDLLYNKKVICPVCNREIEVTKVKTKGCRVKSRDTDLCVYYEGINVLFYDVWVCEHCGYAALQDKFESIFTRDIPVIREKISSHWTRRSFSGERDVERALEAFKLALLNLQVRKAKSSEMAKVCLRIAWLYRAKEDKKEIDFLTFAAESYNDAYQKERFPLDKLDEYTCMYIIAELYRRIGKLNESVLWFSRIVSSSGARSNPKLIDMARDQYQLAKDQLAANDGTVEA